A window of the Loxodonta africana isolate mLoxAfr1 chromosome 3, mLoxAfr1.hap2, whole genome shotgun sequence genome harbors these coding sequences:
- the GDF1 gene encoding embryonic growth/differentiation factor 1 gives MPLPRCRLGCRLLLLALLLPSPPPVRAPAPPGPAAALLQALGLREAPRGAPAPRPVPPVMWRLFRRQDPQETRVGPRRTSPGATPRPCHVEELGVAGNIVRHLRDRGAPAQPPELTSAAGSCPEWTVVFDLSAVEPDERPSRARLELRFAEAVAGAAGPPGGWELSVALAAEPGSMSERTEPLRLAVSSLRAPVHAELLDAAWARNASAPRTLRLALVLRPRGPAACALLAEAALLLVTVDPRLCHPLARPRREVTPAVGGGPCRARRLYVSFREVGWHHWIIAPRGFMANYCQGPCALPAALGAAGSPAFNHAALRALMYSAAPGAHGGLPCCVPARLSPISVLFFDNSDNVVLRHYEDMVVDECGCR, from the exons ATGCCCCTGCCGCGTTGCCGCCTTGGATGCCGTCTCCTCCTCCTGGCCCTGCTGCTGCCCTCCCCGCCCCCTGTCCGCGCTCCTGCGCCCCCGGGCCCCGCCGCTGCCCTGCTCCAGGCCCTCGGGCTGCGCGAAGCGCCAAGGGGCGCCCCAGCGCCCCGGCCCGTGCCCCCCGTCATGTGGCGACTGTTCCGCCGCCAGGACCCCCAGGAGACCAGGGTAGGCCCGCGGCGGACGTCCCCGGGGGCCACCCCGCGACCATGCCACGTGGAGGAGCTGGGGGTCGCCGGAAACATTGTGCGCCACCTCCGGGACCGCG GTGCGCCTGCACAGCCCCCGGAGCTCACCTCGGCCGCCGGTTCGTGTCCCGAGTGGACTGTCGTCTTCGACCTGTCGGCGGTGGAACCCGACGAGCGCCCAAGCCGCGCGCGCCTGGAGCTGCGCTTCGCGGAGGCGGTGGCGGGGGCCGCGGGTCCGCCGGGCGGCTGGGAGCTGAGCGTGGCGCTCGCGGCGGAGCCGGGGTCTATGTCTGAGCGCACGGAGCCGCTACGCCTCGCCGTGTCCTCGCTGCGCGCGCCAGTGCACGCCGAGTTGCTGGACGCCGCCTGGGCTCGCAACGCCTCGGCGCCGCGCACCCTGCGCCTGGCGCTGGTGCTGCGCCCCCGGGGCCCGGCCGCCTGCGCGCTCCTGGCCGAGGCCGCGCTGCTGCTGGTGACCGTGGATCCGCGCCTTTGCCACCCCCTGGCTCGGCCGCGGCGTGAGGTAACCCCCGCGGTGGGCGGCGGTCCGTGCCGCGCGCGGCGGCTTTACGTGAGCTTCCGCGAGGTGGGCTGGCACCACTGGATCATCGCACCGCGCGGCTTCATGGCTAACTACTGCCAGGGCCCATGCGCGCTGCCGGCTGCCCTGGGTGCCGCGGGCTCCCCAGCGTTCAACCACGCAGCTCTGCGAGCGCTTATGTACTCGGCAGCTCCTGGCGCCCACGGCGGCCTGCCTTGCTGCGTGCCCGCGCGCCTCTCGCCTATCTCCGTGCTCTTCTTCGACAACAGCGACAACGTGGTGCTGCGACACTACGAGGACATGGTGGTGGACGAATGCGGCTGCCGCTGA